In a genomic window of Elusimicrobiota bacterium:
- a CDS encoding OmpA family protein, with amino-acid sequence MNKSASLFLGLLLFGVSRLHATDPWAQWALETDVGGSTALASQTVRAEGKSGLSAGVMVRFSRNEIWDTGFGYNVLSLQNNKRLRPATMVADRRFSPWGAWAPYLRLGAGLSTDQSSGSLNRLVGRGGVGLRRPMNDRWEVGIKSEVWYSPRAGETGNDMVFLTGGITFSRSFARAVKPKIVKEPDPVEQPTPEPVEEVTKDVPVREEGLPKPVRILTEPPKPLHILFRTEGWKIDKSDAEAKEKALQAMAQFLLDFPTVPAEIHGHSDSKGPPGYNMALSRRRAEALRELFVTRWGLPSNRFALFAHGSKKAVASNGTPLGRAKNRRAVVIVLSEWLP; translated from the coding sequence ATGAATAAGTCTGCCTCTCTTTTCCTGGGACTTTTATTGTTTGGGGTTTCCCGTCTTCACGCCACGGACCCCTGGGCCCAGTGGGCCTTAGAAACAGATGTGGGGGGATCCACCGCCTTGGCATCGCAGACCGTTCGCGCGGAAGGTAAATCAGGATTGTCCGCAGGGGTGATGGTCCGATTTAGCCGCAACGAGATTTGGGACACGGGATTTGGCTACAACGTGCTCTCTCTCCAGAACAACAAACGCCTTCGGCCCGCCACGATGGTCGCCGACCGCCGGTTCAGTCCATGGGGAGCCTGGGCCCCCTATCTAAGGCTTGGGGCAGGGCTGTCCACAGATCAGAGCAGTGGGTCCCTTAATCGTCTCGTGGGGCGCGGGGGCGTGGGACTTCGTCGGCCCATGAACGACCGGTGGGAAGTGGGCATAAAATCTGAGGTTTGGTATTCCCCAAGGGCCGGGGAGACGGGCAACGACATGGTTTTCCTGACCGGGGGTATCACGTTTTCCCGATCCTTCGCACGGGCCGTCAAACCAAAGATCGTGAAAGAGCCGGATCCCGTTGAACAGCCCACACCTGAACCCGTGGAGGAGGTCACGAAGGACGTCCCGGTTAGGGAAGAGGGACTTCCCAAACCCGTAAGGATACTCACCGAACCACCCAAACCCCTCCACATCCTGTTCCGGACAGAAGGCTGGAAAATTGACAAGAGCGATGCGGAAGCCAAAGAGAAGGCACTTCAGGCCATGGCCCAGTTCCTCCTAGATTTCCCAACGGTCCCCGCGGAGATTCACGGCCACTCCGATAGCAAGGGCCCGCCAGGATACAACATGGCCCTCTCTCGCCGACGCGCGGAAGCCCTCCGCGAATTGTTCGTCACCCGCTGGGGACTCCCATCCAACCGTTTCGCCCTCTTCGCCCACGGGTCCAAGAAAGCCGTCGCCTCCAACGGCACGCCCCTCGGTCGCGCCAAAAACAGAAGAGCCGTCGTCATCGTCCTTTCCGAATGGCTCCCGTAG